One Equus caballus isolate H_3958 breed thoroughbred chromosome 17, TB-T2T, whole genome shotgun sequence DNA window includes the following coding sequences:
- the LOC138918323 gene encoding heparan sulfate glucosamine 3-O-sulfotransferase 4-like isoform X6 has translation MVLQEPPSPPPPSLLPPPVRLGTPSQPSAPPPDNASRGEPPEPSKQPSKQPSAPVADGWGLASGSGGARDTWLRIPVAPVEMITAQSALLEREAQESSTTHDELAGRRAVNGSSERGGALSTPNYGEKKLPQALIIGVKKGGTRAAGGDPSPPGGVGGGHRAALLRQELRKGARVVQISPELTTAHAPLFAEED, from the coding sequence ATGGTGCTGCAGGAGCCGCCGAGCCCGCCGCCACCCTCTCTACTACCGCCCCCCGTGCGCCTCGGCACCCCCTCGCAGCCGTCCGCGCCGCCGCCGGACAACGCGAGCCGCGGGGAGCCCCCGGAGCCCTCCAAGCAGCCCTCCAAGCAGCCCTCTGCCCCCGTGGCCGACGGCTGGGGACTGGCGAGCGGCAGCGGGGGCGCTCGGGACACCTGGCTCCGGATCCCGGTGGCCCCTGTAGAGATGATCACGGCGCAGAGCGCGCTGCTGGAGAGGGAAGCGCAGGAGTCCAGCACCACCCACGACGAGCTCGCAGGCCGGAGAGCGGTCAATGGGAGCAGCGAGAGGGGTGGCGCCCTCAGCACCCCcaactatggggagaagaagctgcCACAGGCGCTCATCATTGGGGTCAAGAAAGGAGGCACCCGCGCGGCTGGAGGCGATCCGAGTCCACCCGGAGGTGTGGGCGGTGGGCATAGAGCCGCGCTTCTTCGACAGGAACTACGAAAAGGGGCTAGAGTGGTACAG
- the LOC138918323 gene encoding heparan sulfate glucosamine 3-O-sulfotransferase 4-like isoform X2 has translation MVLQEPPSPPPPSLLPPPVRLGTPSQPSAPPPDNASRGEPPEPSKQPSKQPSAPVADGWGLASGSGGARDTWLRIPVAPVEMITAQSALLEREAQESSTTHDELAGRRAVNGSSERGGALSTPNYGEKKLPQALIIGVKKGGTRAAGGDPSPPGGVGGGHRAALLRQELRKGARVVQVAAGTLGCFGIRSIKVCTTVGALRVFTSCTPALSNRRLLRNRCSSPFSATVS, from the exons ATGGTGCTGCAGGAGCCGCCGAGCCCGCCGCCACCCTCTCTACTACCGCCCCCCGTGCGCCTCGGCACCCCCTCGCAGCCGTCCGCGCCGCCGCCGGACAACGCGAGCCGCGGGGAGCCCCCGGAGCCCTCCAAGCAGCCCTCCAAGCAGCCCTCTGCCCCCGTGGCCGACGGCTGGGGACTGGCGAGCGGCAGCGGGGGCGCTCGGGACACCTGGCTCCGGATCCCGGTGGCCCCTGTAGAGATGATCACGGCGCAGAGCGCGCTGCTGGAGAGGGAAGCGCAGGAGTCCAGCACCACCCACGACGAGCTCGCAGGCCGGAGAGCGGTCAATGGGAGCAGCGAGAGGGGTGGCGCCCTCAGCACCCCcaactatggggagaagaagctgcCACAGGCGCTCATCATTGGGGTCAAGAAAGGAGGCACCCGCGCGGCTGGAGGCGATCCGAGTCCACCCGGAGGTGTGGGCGGTGGGCATAGAGCCGCGCTTCTTCGACAGGAACTACGAAAAGGGGCTAGAGTGGTACAG GTGGCTGCAGGAACCCTGGGTTGCTTTGGCATCAGGAGCATCAAGGTCTGCACGACAGTCGGTGCCCTAAGAGTTTTTAcatcctgcacccctgccctttctAACCGGCGCCTCCTTCGCAACAGATGttcatctcccttctctgccacAGTCTCCTAG
- the LOC138918323 gene encoding heparan sulfate glucosamine 3-O-sulfotransferase 4-like isoform X5 → MVLQEPPSPPPPSLLPPPVRLGTPSQPSAPPPDNASRGEPPEPSKQPSKQPSAPVADGWGLASGSGGARDTWLRIPVAPVEMITAQSALLEREAQESSTTHDELAGRRAVNGSSERGGALSTPNYGEKKLPQALIIGVKKGGTRAAGGDPSPPGGVGGGHRAALLRQELRKGARVVQEEGMTTSLCCRKGNSGIDSNQ, encoded by the exons ATGGTGCTGCAGGAGCCGCCGAGCCCGCCGCCACCCTCTCTACTACCGCCCCCCGTGCGCCTCGGCACCCCCTCGCAGCCGTCCGCGCCGCCGCCGGACAACGCGAGCCGCGGGGAGCCCCCGGAGCCCTCCAAGCAGCCCTCCAAGCAGCCCTCTGCCCCCGTGGCCGACGGCTGGGGACTGGCGAGCGGCAGCGGGGGCGCTCGGGACACCTGGCTCCGGATCCCGGTGGCCCCTGTAGAGATGATCACGGCGCAGAGCGCGCTGCTGGAGAGGGAAGCGCAGGAGTCCAGCACCACCCACGACGAGCTCGCAGGCCGGAGAGCGGTCAATGGGAGCAGCGAGAGGGGTGGCGCCCTCAGCACCCCcaactatggggagaagaagctgcCACAGGCGCTCATCATTGGGGTCAAGAAAGGAGGCACCCGCGCGGCTGGAGGCGATCCGAGTCCACCCGGAGGTGTGGGCGGTGGGCATAGAGCCGCGCTTCTTCGACAGGAACTACGAAAAGGGGCTAGAGTGGTACAG gaagaggggatgacaacctcactctgttgtagaaaaggaaacagtggcattgATTCAAACCAGTAA
- the LOC138918323 gene encoding heparan sulfate glucosamine 3-O-sulfotransferase 4-like isoform X4, with amino-acid sequence MVLQEPPSPPPPSLLPPPVRLGTPSQPSAPPPDNASRGEPPEPSKQPSKQPSAPVADGWGLASGSGGARDTWLRIPVAPVEMITAQSALLEREAQESSTTHDELAGRRAVNGSSERGGALSTPNYGEKKLPQALIIGVKKGGTRAAGGDPSPPGGVGGGHRAALLRQELRKGARVVQVAAGTLGCFGIRSIKMFISLLCHSLLAMRERRGE; translated from the exons ATGGTGCTGCAGGAGCCGCCGAGCCCGCCGCCACCCTCTCTACTACCGCCCCCCGTGCGCCTCGGCACCCCCTCGCAGCCGTCCGCGCCGCCGCCGGACAACGCGAGCCGCGGGGAGCCCCCGGAGCCCTCCAAGCAGCCCTCCAAGCAGCCCTCTGCCCCCGTGGCCGACGGCTGGGGACTGGCGAGCGGCAGCGGGGGCGCTCGGGACACCTGGCTCCGGATCCCGGTGGCCCCTGTAGAGATGATCACGGCGCAGAGCGCGCTGCTGGAGAGGGAAGCGCAGGAGTCCAGCACCACCCACGACGAGCTCGCAGGCCGGAGAGCGGTCAATGGGAGCAGCGAGAGGGGTGGCGCCCTCAGCACCCCcaactatggggagaagaagctgcCACAGGCGCTCATCATTGGGGTCAAGAAAGGAGGCACCCGCGCGGCTGGAGGCGATCCGAGTCCACCCGGAGGTGTGGGCGGTGGGCATAGAGCCGCGCTTCTTCGACAGGAACTACGAAAAGGGGCTAGAGTGGTACAG GTGGCTGCAGGAACCCTGGGTTGCTTTGGCATCAGGAGCATCAAG ATGttcatctcccttctctgccacAGTCTCCTAGCgatgagggaaaggagaggagagtag
- the LOC138918323 gene encoding heparan sulfate glucosamine 3-O-sulfotransferase 4-like isoform X7: MVLQEPPSPPPPSLLPPPVRLGTPSQPSAPPPDNASRGEPPEPSKQPSKQPSAPVADGWGLASGSGGARDTWLRIPVAPVEMITAQSALLEREAQESSTTHDELAGRRAVNGSSERGGALSTPNYGEKKLPQALIIGVKKGGTRAAGGDPSPPGGVGGGHRAALLRQELRKGARVVQDFWKE, translated from the exons ATGGTGCTGCAGGAGCCGCCGAGCCCGCCGCCACCCTCTCTACTACCGCCCCCCGTGCGCCTCGGCACCCCCTCGCAGCCGTCCGCGCCGCCGCCGGACAACGCGAGCCGCGGGGAGCCCCCGGAGCCCTCCAAGCAGCCCTCCAAGCAGCCCTCTGCCCCCGTGGCCGACGGCTGGGGACTGGCGAGCGGCAGCGGGGGCGCTCGGGACACCTGGCTCCGGATCCCGGTGGCCCCTGTAGAGATGATCACGGCGCAGAGCGCGCTGCTGGAGAGGGAAGCGCAGGAGTCCAGCACCACCCACGACGAGCTCGCAGGCCGGAGAGCGGTCAATGGGAGCAGCGAGAGGGGTGGCGCCCTCAGCACCCCcaactatggggagaagaagctgcCACAGGCGCTCATCATTGGGGTCAAGAAAGGAGGCACCCGCGCGGCTGGAGGCGATCCGAGTCCACCCGGAGGTGTGGGCGGTGGGCATAGAGCCGCGCTTCTTCGACAGGAACTACGAAAAGGGGCTAGAGTGGTACAG GATTTTTGGAAGGAGTAA
- the LOC138918323 gene encoding heparan sulfate glucosamine 3-O-sulfotransferase 4-like isoform X3, giving the protein MVLQEPPSPPPPSLLPPPVRLGTPSQPSAPPPDNASRGEPPEPSKQPSKQPSAPVADGWGLASGSGGARDTWLRIPVAPVEMITAQSALLEREAQESSTTHDELAGRRAVNGSSERGGALSTPNYGEKKLPQALIIGVKKGGTRAAGGDPSPPGGVGGGHRAALLRQELRKGARVVQDFLSPGGCRNPGLLWHQEHQDVHLPSLPQSPSDEGKERRVES; this is encoded by the exons ATGGTGCTGCAGGAGCCGCCGAGCCCGCCGCCACCCTCTCTACTACCGCCCCCCGTGCGCCTCGGCACCCCCTCGCAGCCGTCCGCGCCGCCGCCGGACAACGCGAGCCGCGGGGAGCCCCCGGAGCCCTCCAAGCAGCCCTCCAAGCAGCCCTCTGCCCCCGTGGCCGACGGCTGGGGACTGGCGAGCGGCAGCGGGGGCGCTCGGGACACCTGGCTCCGGATCCCGGTGGCCCCTGTAGAGATGATCACGGCGCAGAGCGCGCTGCTGGAGAGGGAAGCGCAGGAGTCCAGCACCACCCACGACGAGCTCGCAGGCCGGAGAGCGGTCAATGGGAGCAGCGAGAGGGGTGGCGCCCTCAGCACCCCcaactatggggagaagaagctgcCACAGGCGCTCATCATTGGGGTCAAGAAAGGAGGCACCCGCGCGGCTGGAGGCGATCCGAGTCCACCCGGAGGTGTGGGCGGTGGGCATAGAGCCGCGCTTCTTCGACAGGAACTACGAAAAGGGGCTAGAGTGGTACAG GACTTTCTATCCCCAGGTGGCTGCAGGAACCCTGGGTTGCTTTGGCATCAGGAGCATCAAG ATGttcatctcccttctctgccacAGTCTCCTAGCgatgagggaaaggagaggagagtagaaagttaa
- the LOC138918323 gene encoding heparan sulfate glucosamine 3-O-sulfotransferase 4-like isoform X8 codes for MVLQEPPSPPPPSLLPPPVRLGTPSQPSAPPPDNASRGEPPEPSKQPSKQPSAPVADGWGLASGSGGARDTWLRIPVAPVEMITAQSALLEREAQESSTTHDELAGRRAVNGSSERGGALSTPNYGEKKLPQALIIGVKKGGTRAAGGDPSPPGGVGGGHRAALLRQELRKGARVVQPFEPK; via the coding sequence ATGGTGCTGCAGGAGCCGCCGAGCCCGCCGCCACCCTCTCTACTACCGCCCCCCGTGCGCCTCGGCACCCCCTCGCAGCCGTCCGCGCCGCCGCCGGACAACGCGAGCCGCGGGGAGCCCCCGGAGCCCTCCAAGCAGCCCTCCAAGCAGCCCTCTGCCCCCGTGGCCGACGGCTGGGGACTGGCGAGCGGCAGCGGGGGCGCTCGGGACACCTGGCTCCGGATCCCGGTGGCCCCTGTAGAGATGATCACGGCGCAGAGCGCGCTGCTGGAGAGGGAAGCGCAGGAGTCCAGCACCACCCACGACGAGCTCGCAGGCCGGAGAGCGGTCAATGGGAGCAGCGAGAGGGGTGGCGCCCTCAGCACCCCcaactatggggagaagaagctgcCACAGGCGCTCATCATTGGGGTCAAGAAAGGAGGCACCCGCGCGGCTGGAGGCGATCCGAGTCCACCCGGAGGTGTGGGCGGTGGGCATAGAGCCGCGCTTCTTCGACAGGAACTACGAAAAGGGGCTAGAGTGGTACAG